AAGGACTTGCTTTAAGGTCAGTTTAAGGACTTGTTTTAAGGTCAGATTAAGGACTTGCTATAAGGTCAGTTTAAGGACTTGCTATAAGGTCAGTTTAAGGACTTGCTATAAGGTCAGTTTAAGGACTTGCTATAAGGTCAGTTTAAGGACTTGCTTTAAGGTCAGTTTAAGGACTTGCTATAAGGTCAGTTTAAGGACTTGCTATAAGGTCAGTTTAAGGACTTGCTTTAAGGTCAGTTTAAGGACTTGCTTTAAGgtcagattaaggacttgcccggaaCGCTCTGTGTGCTAGTGGACTTGCCCGGAACGCTCTGTGTGCTAGTGGACTTGCCCGGAACGCGCTGTGTGCTAGTGGACTTGCCCGGAACGCGCTGTGTGCTAGTGGACTTGCCCGGAACGCTCTGTGTGCTAGTGGACTTGCCCGGAACGCTCTGTGTGCTAGTGGACTTGCCCGGAACGCTCTGTGTGCTAATGGACTTGCCCGGAACGCTCTGTGTGCTAGTGGACTTGCCCGGAACGCTCTGTGTGCTAGTGGACTTGCCCGGAACGCTGTGTGTGCTAGTGGACTTGCCCGGAACGCTCTGTGTGCTAGTGGACTTGCCCGGAACGCTGTGTGTGCTAGTGGACTTGCCCGGAACGCTCTGTGTGCTAGTGGACTTGCCCGGAACGCTCTGTGTGCTAGTGGACTTGCCCGGAACGCTCTGTGTGCTAGTGGACTTGCCCGGAACGCTCTGTGTGCTAGTGGACTTGCCCGGAACGCTCTGTGTGCTAGTGGACTTGCCAGGAACGCTCTGTGTGCTAGTGGACTTGCCCGGAACGCTCTGTGTGCTAGTGGACTTGCCCGGAACGCTCTGTGTGCTAGTGGACTTGCCCGGAACGCTCTGTGTGCTAGTGAACTTGCCCGGAACGCTCTGTGTGCTAGTGGACTTGCCCGGAACGCTCTGTGTGCTAGTGGACTTGCCCGGAACGCTCTGTGTGCTAGTGGACTTGCCAGGAACGCTCTGTGTGCTAGTGGACTTGCCCGGAACGCTCTGTGTGCTAGTGGACTTGCCCGGAACGCTCTGTGTGCTAGTGGACTTGCCCGGAACGCTCTGTGTGCTAGTGGACTTGCCCGGAACGCTCTGTGTGCTAGTGGACTTGCCCGGAACGCTCTGTGTGCTAGTGGACTTGCCCGGAACGCTCTGTGTGCTAGTGGACTTGCCCGGAACGCTCTGTGTGCTAGTGGACTTGCCCGGAACGCTCTGTGTGCTAGTGGACTTGCCCGGAACGCTCTGTGTGCTAGTGGACTTGCCCGGAACGCTCTGTGTGCTAGTGGACTTGCCCGGAACGCTCTGTGTGCTAGTGGACTTGCCCGGAACGCTCTGTGTGCTAGTGGACTTGCCCGGAACGCTCTGTGTGCTAGTGGACTTGCCCGGAACGCTCTGTGTGCTAGTGGACTTGCCCGGAACGCTCTGTGTGCTAGTGGACTTGCCCGGAACGCTCTGTGTGCTAGTGGACTTGCCCGGAACGCTCTGTGTGCTAGTGGACTTGCCCGGAACGCTCTGTGTGCTAGTGGACTTGCCCGGAACGCTCTGTGTGCTAGTGGACTTGCCCGGAACGCTCTGTGTGCTAGTGGACTTGCCCGGAACGCTCTGTGTGCTAGTGGACTTGCCCGGAACGCTCTGTGTGCTAGTGGACTTGCCCGGAACGCTCTGTGTGCTAGTGGACTTGCCCGGAACGCTCTGTGTGCTAGTGGACTTGCCCGGAACGCTCTGTGTGCTAGTGGACTTGCCCGGAACGCTCTGTGTGCTAGTGGACTTGCCCGGAACGCTCTGTGTGCTAGTGGACTTGCCCGGAACGCTCTGTGTGCTAGAGGACTTGCCCGGAACGCTCTGTGTGCTAGTGGACTTGCCCGGAACGCTCTGTGTGCTAGAGGACTTGCCCGGAACGCTCTGTGTGCTAGTGGACTTGCCCGGAACGCTCTGTGTGCTAGTGGACTTGCCCGGAACGCTCTGTGTGCTAGTGGACTTGCCCGGAACGCTCTGTGTGCTAGTGGACTTGCCCGGAACGCTCTGTGTGCTAGTGGACTTGCCCGGAACGCTCTGTGTGCTAGTGGACTTGCCCGGAACGCTCTGTGTGCTAGTGGACTTGCCCGGAACGCTCTGTGTGCTAGTGGACTTGCCCGGAACGCTCTGTGTGCTAGTGGACTTGCCCGGAACGCTCTGTGTGCTAGTGGACTTGCCCGGAACGCTCTGTGTGCTAGTGGACTTGCCCGGAACGCTCTGTGTGCTAGTGGACTTGCCCGGAACGCTCTGTGTGCTAGTGGACTTGCCCGGAACGCTCTGTGTGCTAGTGGACTTGCCCGGAACGCTCTGTGTGCTAGTGGACTTGCCCGGAACGCTCTGTGTGCTAGTGGACTTGCCCGGAACGCTCTGTGTGCTAGTGGACTTGCCCGGAACGCTCTGTGTGCTAGTGGACTTGCCCGGAACGCTCTGTGTGCTAGTGGACTTGCCCGGAACGCTCTGTGTGCTAGTGGACTTGCCCGGAACGCTCTGTGTGCTAGAGGACTCTGttgacccccaatgtaccttctcgtatatataaataaataagtaaaaaatataaaaaaataaataaatgtgttgtatgtgggtgctgaagttgaggctcttatttactgctaggtgaacaggtgcatgaggtgataggaaacacgCTCAACCATTTTTGCACGGGCGGGATTCGAACGTTCTCAATTGTAAGTCGAGAAGGAACCCGACTGTAGTACAGGGACCCTCATACCTTCACAAGTGGTTGATGCAGGTCAAGGGAATGTATTCAATCCCCATAACCTCACAATCAGGAAGCACATTAACAAAAAATAAAATGCCCTTCCCGAAGCGCTGTGCGTGCTGGTGGCTtaacaaccatgtaacaactcttgtatatatatatataaacaaataataaaaatctaagCATATATCTAGTACAGTGTACCTTCAATGATGTATCAACTGGGTCCGTTTTCTACTATTGATTCCTTTAAAGAAAGTGTACTGTCAACTATGGGGGACATTAACAATTATCTAATACCCTTAACAATTCATTGTTTATATTCATATTACCAAAATTTACCTGCCGCCTGAGGGCCTCAATCTCCCGAGTGGCTTCGACGTGCACAAGACGCCGGCGACTTGTCGAAGGTCCTATTTTGCTCCTGAGAATTAATTTTATTAGGATTCTTAAACTCAAAACCAAATCAAATGGTTAATTGATTTAACTGCGCCGGCCAACAAATGACGTTTTGAGAGTAGtccgtttttttttaattacgttatattttagttatttttttaatgttttcatctttttgttttgaaatgaaaatagttgagtttggaaatATTTTGACATTAACACTCTCCGAACATTTATAAAAAGAACAAAAAATGGCCACTGCTTTACATGGGAAAGCGAAGGGTTTCTGATGGGGAAAAAGACACTTGCGCAGCGCGTTCAACAGGCGCTGTGCAGGGAGCACAGGCCGGCATTCTAGGTACTAGTAAGCTCTACCTTTAGTCCGGGAATTCTTATATCCTTACTCCTTGGCGGCACGGTCTCATGGCCTGAGTTAATTTCTCCTCCAATTTAACATCAGGCATTTCCCAGTCTCTATGTAAATTCCGCACGCATTGATTAATTTCCGTATTAACACAACTATTGGGTTTAACATTGTCTTATCTGGTCTCTTAGCCAGTCTTCATTATTAAATGTTACGTTGTTTACTCCCATTATATTTACTTTACATGTCCTGATTGTCTATTTCACTTATGTTATACATTTGACTTATACTTTACTCCTAGACAATAAGCTTATTTGGTGTTCTGCAGATTTTGATTTTTCTTGTTATTTGGCTATAAGCATACTTTGTTAAATGTTACTACGGGTGTTCATATTAAGTTTATATTATTCATAGTCATATCAAGTTTAAGATAaatactaagcactacctaattaactccctgtaacctacctcacccctaaatgttaACACATGTCTCTTATTTTTAACAATGATGTTTGTCGATCAAAttgtttatttgctatttttctgccatgttccccccccccccatttttatttttatattttctcaacacaatttatactttaatctcaattagtattaagttttagtatttagtgtttttcctgcccgaaacgctttgcgtcatagtggctttaggcattgtatgtactagctctatctataaatccatcaatgtttgtgtcacaccttgtatgtatgtactttacctgaataaacattttaattttttatatttttttatttagctGTACTTAGACTTAGCCACGTATATGTTATAGCATTTGTCAGGTACTCGCCTATAGCCGCCCCATTTACATGTTCTACAGAAATTTACTTACTTGTATTCTACTGCTTAATAAATAAGCCCCCATACTGCTGGCGTCTTTTTTCTCCCTGATCAGAAATATGTTCTTATAATTGCACTATAAATTTTTTTTGTCAAaaacaggtgcgcagtgcaggggttaatccAGTAAAAGTACACACATACAAGACGAGTTACAAACAGGATGTTAGGCGTCTACAGAGGTACACACTATGTCTATAGCCACaactactatttatttatttatacaagagttcttacattcttgtacagccactagtacgcgaggcgtttcgggcaggtccttaatcctatgttccccgggccaaatcgtttaacaaccaggaacTCATTTtattgttgggtaaacagaggctacagttaaggatttgctcccagtaaatcctccccggccaggattcgatcccaggacaaagcgctcgcggaacgccaggcgagtgtcttaccactacaccgcgGGAAGTGCTGCACCCACCGTTAACGCTAACATCCTCAGGTGTTGTATTTGTGGTTAGGGCATCAGCGGGTAGGAGAGTCCATGgggtttattaatattaataataataataaagaaaatcaTTTGGGGCCATGTCCTGATCCAGCATTCTATAGTGATTTCTAGACGTCTGGGTTAATGCAGGCGCCACAAACAAGGGTGACACAGAAGAGAGGTAGTGCCAGGTGCCACCAACAAGggtgacacagggtgacacagAAGAGAGGTAGTGCCAGGCGCCACCAACAAGGGTGACACAGGAGGGACGTAGTGCCAGGCGCCACCAACAAGGGTGACACAGGAGGGACGTAGTGCCAGGCGCCACCAACAAGggtgacacagggtgacacaggAGGGACGTAGTGCCAGGTGCCACCAACAAGggtgacacagggtgacacaggAGGGACGTAGTGCCAGGCACCACCAACAAGGGTGACACATGAGGGACGTAGTGCCAGGCGCCACCAACAAGggtgacacagggtgacacaggAGGGACGTGGTGCCAGGCGCCACCAACAAGGGTGACACAGGAGGGACGTAGTGCCAGGCGCCACCAACAAGGGTGACACAGGAGGGACGTAGTGCCAGGCGCCACCAACAAGggtgacacagggtgacacaggAGGGACGTAGTGCCAGGCGCCACCAACAAGggtgacacagggtgacacaggAGGGACGTAGTGCCAGGCGCCACCAACAGATGGCAGCACCGCAGTGTTTACCTCGGCGGCGTCTCTCAGACACTCACAAATTTATTCCTCATTTTGGGGCGGTTTTTGTGGCGTGAGGAGGAGGTGATGAGGGAGCGAGGCGGCCTGAGGTGAGgtgggggtgaggcagggtgaggtgagggccagggagaggtgagggagcagggagagGCCAGGGAGAACTGCAGTCATCGATTGTTGCTCCTCCATACACACCGTGTCTTATGTGTTGTTATGAgggggttgtggggttgtggggcctggggaggggttgtgggggtgtgggacctggggaggtgttgtgggggtgtgtatggcctggggaggggttgtgagggtgtggggtctggggaggggttgtgggggtatgaggggggggggggcgagcagCTCATACGTACACTCAGATTTGTGTTTGTTGATTATTTGGGGTGTTGTTGTTTttaggggttgttgttgttgttgttgtgaggggttgttgttgtgaggggttgttgttgttgtgaggggttgttgttgttgttgttgtgaggggttgttgttgttgttgtgaggggttgttgttgttgtgaggggttgttgttgttgtgaggggttgttgttgttgttgttgtgaggggttgttgttgttgtgaggggttgttgttgtgaggggttgttgttgttgttgtgaggggttgttgttgttgttgtgaggggttgttgttgttgtgaggggttgttgttgttgttaggggttgttgttgttgttgttgtgaggggttgttgttgttgtgagaggttgttgttgttgttaggggttgttgttgttgttgttgtgaggggttgttgttgttgtgaggggttgttgttgttgtgaggggttgttgttgttgtgaggggttgttgttgttgtgaggggttgttgttgttgttgtgaggggttgttgttgttgttgtgaggggttgttgttgttgtgaggggttgttgttgttgtgaggggttgttgttgttgttgtgaggggttgttgttgttgttgtgaggggTTGTTGTTGTCATGGGCGGGGTTTGTGTACATTGTGTGTTTTTTgtcttggtgggggggggttgtgttcaTCAGAGACCGGGCCTCAGGGACAGTGATCCTCAGAATCTGcactgtaaggggggggggaggggcttgtGTCCTGGGGGAGGGGTGTGGTTTTTCCTGTTGGGGGAGAGGTTTTGgccaggggtgtggggggggtgtggggctcAGAGGATGGGGGGTGTGGTGGCTCAGAggatgggggtgtgtgggggctcagaggatgggggtgtgtggggctcagaggatggggggggggtgtggggctcAGAGGATGGGGGTGTGGGGGCTCAGAggatggggggtgtgtgtggggctcaGAGGATGGGGAGTGTGTGGGGCTCAGAAGATGGAGGATGGGGGGGTGTGGGGCTCAAAGGATGGGGGGGTGTGGGGctcagaggatgggggggggggtgtggggctcagaggatggggggggggtgtgtggagcTCAGAGGATGGGGGTATGGGGCTCAGAGGATGGGGAGTGTGTGGGGCTCAGAGGATGGGGGGGTGTGGGGCTCAGAGgatggggggggttgtggggctcAGAGGATGGGGTGGTGTGGGGCTCAGAGGATGGAGGATGGGGGGTGTGGGActcagaggatgggggggggtgtagggctcagaggatgggggggggctCAGAggatggggggtgtgtggggctcAGAGAATGGGGGGGTGTGGGGCTCAGAGGATGGGGGGGTGTGGGGCTCAGAGGATGGAGGATGGGGGGTGTGGGGCTCAGAGGATGGGGGGTGTGGGGCTCAGAggatgggggtgtgtggggctCAGAGGATGGGGGGTGTGGGGCTCAGAGGATGGGGGGTGTGTGGAGCTCAGAGGATGGAGGATGGGGGTGTGGGGctcagaggatggggggggggtgtggggctcagaggatggaggagggggggtgtggggctcagaggatggggggtgtggggctcagaggatggggtgtgtgtgtggggctcaaAGGATGGGGGTGTGGGGGCTTAGAGAATGGGGGTGTGGGGGCTCAGAGGATGGGGAGTGTGTGGAGctcagaggatgggggggggggtgtggtccaGTCGGCGTGTACCTCCACGGCTGCCGTGGCTACAGGGACAGTGTTGTGGACTGTTTCCTGCAGAGATTACATGcttcatgctttttttttttgttaattaataTTGTGATACGGGTGTCTATGCTGGAGTTTTGGCACCATATAGGTACTTGCCTAGATGGGTTGGTACAGTGTGAAACAG
This genomic stretch from Procambarus clarkii isolate CNS0578487 chromosome 5, FALCON_Pclarkii_2.0, whole genome shotgun sequence harbors:
- the LOC123766859 gene encoding mucin-22-like; this translates as MTGRCNLQKKIKWYENDYIKMLNENVRDTSREYRRHPTESNQELLKTVCQVAREEKHLQDKCIYKTRAKIQITKGGRTRRLAHKDPKGRAEELIHKWSDAASSSSLPAEISKEQLLQHNDRRTKVKKSTDSSSLDDEYGEPITAQEVREAMKKGKSTAPGEDGVTYDILNALSKIGPSTSRRRLVHVEATREIEALRRQVHWGSTESSSTQSVPGKSTSTQSVPGKSTSTQSVPGKSTSTQSVPGKSTSTQSVPGKSTSTQSVPGKSTSTQSVPGKSTSTQSVPGKSTSTQSVPGKSTSTQSVPGKSTSTQSVPGKSTSTQSVPGKSTSTQSVPGKSTSTQSVPGKSTSTQSVPGKSTSTQSVPGKSTSTQSVPGKSTSTQSVPGKSTSTQSVPGKSTSTQSVPGKSTSTQSVPGKSSSTQSVPGKSTSTQSVPGKSSSTQSVPGKSTSTQSVPGKSTSTQSVPGKSTSTQSVPGKSTSTQSVPGKSTSTQSVPGKSTSTQSVPGKSTSTQSVPGKSTSTQSVPGKSTSTQSVPGKSTSTQSVPGKSTSTQSVPGKSTSTQSVPGKSTSTQSVPGKSTSTQSVPGKSTSTQSVPGKSTSTQSVPGKSTSTQSVPGKSTSTQSVPGKSTSTQSVPGKSTSTQSVPGKSTSTQSVPGKSTSTQSVPGKSTSTQSVPGKSTSTQSVPGKSTSTQSVPGKSTSTQSVPGKSTSTQSVPGKSTSTQSVPGKSTSTQSVPGKSTSTQSVPGKSTSTQSVPGKFTSTQSVPGKSTSTQSVPGKSTSTQSVPGKSTSTQSVPGKSTSTQSVPGKSTSTQSVPGKSTSTQSVPGKSTSTQSVPGKSTSTQSVPGKSTSTHSVPGKSTSTQSVPGKSTSTHSVPGKSTSTQSVPGKSTSTQSVPGKSISTQSVPGKSTSTQSVPGKSTSTQSVPGKSTSTQRVPGKSTSTQRVPGKSTSTQSVPGKSTSTQSVPGKSLI